The Puntigrus tetrazona isolate hp1 chromosome 23, ASM1883169v1, whole genome shotgun sequence genome has a segment encoding these proteins:
- the tns2a gene encoding tensin-2 isoform X1, giving the protein MGCALSADSCGDEPDSVPVRGSSKGERSKSRRNMRLTKAGKGEPHVFKEKTFKKKRQCGVCRQSVENLGSFCRVCKTATHKKCEAKINTACIPAQPSELRRGTSSSRHIQHLGSTKSLTYTKQRNTLPRSFSVDRVMDRVMERHYDFDLTYITERIISVFFPPLLEEQRYRLNLREVAAMLKSKHQDKFLLFNLSERRHDITRLNPKVHDFGWPDMHAPPLDKICAMCKAMENWLNSDPQHVVVLHCKGNKGKTGVIIAAYMHYSKISAGADQALSTLAMRKFCEDKVSSSLQPSQNRYIYYFGGLLSGAIKMNSSPLFLHQVLIPTIPNFQEDGGFFPFLKIYQSMQLVYTSGIYDLQGSGSRRLIVTIEPALLLKGDIMVKCYHRRVQSPERDSVFRLQFHTCTIHGAQLWFGKGELDEACSDDRFPSDATVEFVFSSGPEKIKGKVSQRNDPAVSVDYNTNDPVVRWDSYENFNQRNQDSLEDIAHTRGPLDGSLYAQVKKRRAAGSTSLPSTNGSPARSSEERPSQLLSVSTDSGHSSVPPDRLDEPSRQAPPTQQEREELERLLGGIEGDGGRDRDRETAILDDGDSLPPERSGSLRLGRSCSCRVGYRSQSCAEPGCDGLHHLSNGYCLDRPTTTNGHTGAPSPGMPSVIGLCQHHSAHPHQSLPPPDLLWDRQQGPQHYLHRTCSEGPSRHLCPYPSQEISPHPHSLSPRLLCRADEYIPYPHHHHNHPHHPKPSGPYHDVMMIDGLVTPGCLCRDCCLRREDFHTLRLDREERIHWEREADLHRDTGLRRGRDTDMQRGAEIWDREAGLRRGREMSLHWERDREAELQWEREREAEYWHRRATVSPYGPHGHELPAFNFDPLPAGHPAYPEPSRSHSHAHLDLKYSSSSSGYQTPHQTCPCSPYQQSPSESRGYASGYQSESTSPLPPPSASCPGPVQHASAPTDNQTDPQQYSSDTNTDCPGADSIGWRSHITHGSLRRTHRDPNAPCSTPSDISGPPTPVHTSSPLRTQESPSREYESREANSESSLAHSHNRMHPPALQSTSTSLGSRQTVLSSSQEITEIHPFSATPTTAQQLSAHSSPTTSSTSQISAEQSTPLTPSSESTQSQTNTSPTAATVPPTGEMVPQSTETVKQAHSPGPSSPMPSKSIPAHLQSNGVSPSPESDIPSASSAPASLQPLTGEHESSSSPEPPVPGFATLGRKLMLGSEISLPAGHSIDGSPSSTPTFPISPACCTPSPPPGSYSGSIPQPPLPEKRRPSGQPGSPNGRSGTLRASMSHQSSGQHHVTFSPSVGELTVPAGQGEVGVEGEMASRVSVKFVQDSSRFWYKPGISREQAIAALKEREPGSFLIRDSNSFQGAYGLALKVASPPPNVNNHSSKAGVDPLEQLVRHFLIETGPRGVKIKGCQNEPYFGSLSALVYQHSITPISLPCALRIPEKDPIGEVVEVQPVSNMSTAADLLKQGAACNVLYLNSVETESLTGPQAIAKAAGATMSRSPRPSATVVHFKVSAQGITLTDSQRRVFFRRHYPINSVTFSSVDPQDRRWTNSDSTTSKVFGFVAKKPGSVAENVCHLFAELDPEQPATAIVNFINKVMLAPQRR; this is encoded by the exons TCTGCAAAACGGCCACTCATAAGAAATGCGAAGCCAAG ATCAACACAGCCTGCATCCCAGCGCAGCCCTCAGAACTG AGAAGGGGAACGTCCTCCTCTAGACACATTCAGCATCTG GGCTCAACCAAGTCTCTGACCTACACCAAACAGAGGAACACTCTCCCGAG GAGCTTCAGTGTGGACCGGGTCATGGACAGAGTGATGGAGAGACACTATGACTTCGACCTCACGTACATCACGGAGAGGATCATCTCTGTGTTTTTCCCTCCTCTCCTGGAAGAACAGCGGTACCGCCTCAACCTCAGGGAGGTGGCAGCCATGCTCAAGTCCAAACACCAGGACAAGTTTCTG TTATTCAATCTGTCTGAGCGGAGGCATGACATCACCCGCTTGAACCCAAAG gtTCACGACTTCGGCTGGCCAGATATGCACGCTCCTCCTCTGGATAAGATCTGCGCCATGTGCAAAGCCATGGAGAACTGGCTGAACTCCGACCCCCAGCATGTGGTCGTTCTGCACTGtaag ggcAACAAAGGAAAGACAGGTGTTATCATTGCTGCCTACATGCATTACAGCAAGATATCAGCAGG AGCAGATCAGGCCCTCAGCACATTGGCAATGAGGAAGTTTTGTGAAGATAAAGTGTCGTCCTCCCTCCAACCCTCTCAGAACAG GTATATCTACTACTTTGGAGGGCTGCTCTCAGGGGCCATCAAAATGAACAGCAGTCCACTCTTCCTCCATCAGGTCCTCATTCCTACCATCCCCAACTTCCAGGAAGATGGAG GTTTCTTCCCTTTCCTGAAGATTTATCAGTCCATGCAGCTTGTCTACACTTCTGGCATATA tgatcTGCAGGGCTCTGGGAGCAGACGGCTGATTGTTACTATTGAGCCTGCGCTGCTGCTGAAAGGAGACATCATG GTAAAATGTTATCACAGACGGGTTCAGTCCCCCGAGAGGGACTCTGTGTTTCGACTGCAGTTTCATACGTGCACCATTCACGGAGCTCAGCTCTGGTTCGGAAAAGGGGAACTGGATGAAGCTTGTTCAG ATGACAGATTTCCCTCTGATGCCACAGTGGAGTTTGTGTTTTCATCTGGGCCTGAGAAAATTAAAG GGAAGGTTAGCCAGAGGAATGATCCAGCTGTCAGCGTGGACTATAACACAAATGATCCGGTGGTGCGCTGGGACTCTTATGAAAACTTCAATCAGAGAAATCAGGACAGCCTAGAGG ATATTGCTCACACACGTGGGCCTCTAGATGGCAGCCTGTACGCTCAGGTGAAAAAGCGCCGCGCTGCAGGCTCCACCTCCCTGCCGTCCACTAATGGGAGCCCTGCGAGGAGTTCCGAGGAACGTCCGAGTCAGCTTCTGTCTGTTAGCACTGATTCTGGACATTCATCCGTCCCACCTGACCGACTCGATGAGCCGTCTCGACAGGCTCCACCTACTCAGCAAGAGAGGGAGGAGCTTGAGCGCCTGCTGGGTGGGATTGAAGGTGATGGAGGGAGAGATCGTGACCGAGAAACAGCCATTTTGGATGACGGTGATTCCTTGCCTCCTGAAAGGTCTGGGTCACTGAGGCTAGGCCGTTCATGCTCATGTCGGGTGGGCTACCGATCCCAGAGTTgtgctgagcctggatgtgATGGACTCCACCACTTATCCAATGGGTACTGCCTTGATCGTCCCACCACCACTAATGGACACACAGGGGCTCCTTCTCCAGGCATGCCATCCGTCATAGGGCTTTGCCAACACCACAGTGCCCATCCTCACCAATCCCTGCCACCGCCAGATCTGCTCTGGGACCGCCAACAAGGTCCACAGCACTATCTTCATCGCACTTGCTCAGAGGGGCCATCACGCCACCTGTGTCCGTATCCATCCCAAGAGATCAGTCCCCATCCACATAGTCTGTCACCCCGACTGCTCTGTAGGGCAGATGAGTACATTCCATacccccaccaccaccacaaccATCCACATCACCCAAAACCTAGCGGTCCCTACCACGATGTCATGATGATAGATGGCCTAGTGACACCTGGCTGCCTCTGTCGGGACTGCTGTCTACGGCGGGAAGATTTCCACACCCTCCGTTtagacagagaggagagaatACACTGGGAGAGGGAGGCAGATCTTCACAGGGATACTGGGTTAAGACGAGGCAGAGATACTGATATGCAAAGAGGGGCAGAGATATGGGACCGGGAGGCAGGGCTAAGAAGGGGCAGAGAAATGTCTCTGCACTGGGAAAGAGATAGAGAAGCAGAACTACAGTGGGAGAGAGAACGGGAGGCAGAATACTGGCACAGGAGGGCTACCGTATCCCCCTATGGGCCTCATGGCCATGAATTACCAGCATTTAACTTTGATCCACTTCCCGCAGGCCATCCTGCATACCCTGAACCCTCCCGGTCCCACTCTCATGCCCATCTGGATCTTAAATACAGCAGCAGTTCCAGTGGATACCAGACACCACATCAGACATGCCCTTGCTCCCCCTACCAGCAGTCACCTTCAGAGAGTCGTGGATATGCCTCGGGTTACCAGTCTGAGTCCACGTCCCCTCTCCCACCTCCCTCTGCCTCTTGCCCTGGCCCAGTGCAACATGCCAGTGCACCTACAGATAACCAAACAGACCCTCAGCAGTATTCGTCTGATACAAATACAG ATTGCCCTGGTGCAGATAGCATAGGCTGGCGTAGTCACATTACCCATGGTTCCCTGCGGCGGACACATCGAGATCCAAATGCCCCATGTTCAACACCCTCTGATATTTCAGGACCTCCAACACCAGTACACACAAGCAGCCCCTTGCGAACCCAGGAAAG TCCAAGCCGTGAGTATGAGTCAAGAGAAGCAAACAGTGAAAGCAGTTTGGCCCACTCCCACAACAGGATGCACCCACCTGCCCTACAGTCCACCAGCACCAGTCTGGGATCTCGGCAAACTGTACTTTCTTCCAGTCAAGAGATTACTGAGATACACCCCTTTTCTGCCACACCCACCACTGCTCAACAACTCTCTGCCCATTCCTCGCCAACAACATCTTCCACTTCACAAATCTCAGCAGAACAGTCTACCCCTTTAACACCATCTTCAGAATCTACACAATCACAAACAAACACCTCACCTACTGCTGCTACAGTGCCGCCCACAGGGGAAATGGTACCACAATCAACTGAGACTGTTAAACAAGCACATTCACCAGGTCCCTCTTCTCCCATGCCGTCCAAATCCATCCCAGCTCACTTGCAGAGCAATGGAGTATCTCCATCTCCTGAATCAGACATCCCTTCTGCTTCTTCTGCCCCTGCATCCCTACAGCCGCTCACTGGCGAACACGAGAGCTCTTCTTCCCCTGAACCCCCAGTGCCTGGTTTCGCGACACTGGGTCGGAAGCTAATGTTGGGCTCTGAAATATCACTTCCTGCAGGACACAGTATAGACGGCAGCCCCAGCTCCACTCCCACCTTCCCTATTTCTCCAGCCTGCTGCAccccatctcctccgccaggcTCCTACTCAGGCTCCATCCCACAGCCTCCCCTTCCAGAAAAACGCCGCCCATCAGGCCAGCCAGGATCACCCAATGGGAGGTCTGGAACTCTGAGGGCATCCATGAGTCATCAGTCGTCTGGCCAACACCATGTTACATTCTCACCTTCAGTAGGAGAGCTGACTGTGCCCGCTGGACAGGGAGAAGTTGGTGTGGAGGGCGAGATGGCCAGCCGTGTCAGTGTGAAATTTGTGCAGGACAGCTCTCGATTTTGGTATAAACCTGGCATCTCCAGAGAACAAG CTATAGCAGCACTGAAGGAAAGAGAGCCAGGGTCCTTCCTCATCCGAGACAGTAACTCTTTCCAGGGGGCCTATGGTCTGGCTCTGAAAGTTGCCAGCCCACCCCCCAACGTCAATAACCATAGCAGCAAAG CAGGAGTAGACCCTCTGGAGCAGCTGGTTCGACACTTCCTGATTGAGACAGGGCCTCGAGGAGTGAAGATTAAGGGCTGTCAAAATGAGCCCTACTTTG GGAGTCTTTCAGCACTGGTGTATCAGCATTCCATTACACCTATCTCTCTGCCCTGTGCCCTCCGCATCCCAGAGAAAG ACCCAATAGGTGAAGTTGTGGAGGTTCAGCCGGTCAGTAACATGAGTACAGCTGCAGACCTTCTGAAACAGGGAGCAG CCTGCAATGTGCTGTACCTGAACTCCGTGGAGACCGAGTCTCTCACAGGACCCCAGGCCATCGCTAAGGCCGCAGGGGCCACAATGTCACGCAGCCCTCGGCCCTCTGCGACGGTGGTCCACTTTAAGGTGTCAGCCCAGGGCATCACACTGACAGACAGTCAGCGCAG GGTGTTTTTCAGGAGACATTATCCAATCAACAGCGTGACTTTCAGCAGTGTGGACCCACAGGACAGGAG GTGGACTAACTCAGACAGCACGACCTCTAA GGTGTTCGGTTTCGTTGCCAAGAAGCCCGGCAGCGTGGCGGAGAACGTGTGCCATCTTTTCGCGGAGCTGGACCCCGAACAGCCAGCGACCGCCATCGTCAACTTCATTAACAAAGTAATGCTGGCGCCGCAGAGACGCTAG